ACGAGAGCAGAAGCAGGTTGTACCAAGACGTTCGTTTGGTTGGAGCGCCAGGCAAATCCTGGCGCAAGCGCTGGTGCTTGTGGTTCTTGTTATACATAGGGAGTTCTCTGGTTAATACGGCAGTGAACGTAGCGAAGTGGGCCTGTTAGGCTGGGCCGGGCGGCCCAGGCGTACGAACGTTGCACGCCATATGTCGCGTTGGTCGAGCAAGGTCTCAAGGCAGGCGAGCACGTGCGCCTCTGCCATTTCATCGCGCAGGGTTTGAATGAGCCAAAGTTCGCCACTGTCCGCTTTTCGAGCCAATGCGCCCTGGAAAACATTCAAGCTGGCGGCGCCCAAGCGCAGCCAAGTGAGTAAGGTCGCGTTATCTGAAGGTGTCGATGTCAACTGGGCGGCCATCAGAATGAAAGCGTCCTGGCGTTTCAGAGTGATCTCGTCGTCACCTTCCACTAACGTGAGTTGATGTTCGCGACGGTTTAAC
Above is a genomic segment from Pseudomonas sp. R5-89-07 containing:
- a CDS encoding type III secretion protein, giving the protein MQILIRDWLNRREHQLTLVEGDDEITLKRQDAFILMAAQLTSTPSDNATLLTWLRLGAASLNVFQGALARKADSGELWLIQTLRDEMAEAHVLACLETLLDQRDIWRATFVRLGRPAQPNRPTSLRSLPY